One Streptomyces sp. NBC_01217 genomic region harbors:
- a CDS encoding MerR family transcriptional regulator: MATGTEDPTLTVDELAARAGVTVRTVRFYSTRGLLPPPVIGPRRVGHYGHEHLSRLALIEELQHQGMTLAAIERYLEQLPPDLSAHDLAIHRALVASWAPDSAEDATRGELERRAGRALTEQDIARLAAMGVLERAEPADGTYRVDPGLLRLGVELLGVPIAHETILAARTVLLEHSRSAAQELTRLFRDEVWGPYRERESDPEHVAAMKSLSAHMQPMVLQALVTAFQRSLKEELRAAFTAQ, translated from the coding sequence ATGGCGACCGGGACCGAGGACCCGACGCTCACCGTCGACGAGCTGGCGGCGCGTGCCGGTGTCACCGTACGCACCGTTCGTTTCTACAGCACCCGGGGTCTGCTGCCGCCGCCGGTGATCGGGCCGCGTCGCGTCGGGCACTACGGGCACGAGCATCTGTCCCGGCTCGCGCTCATCGAGGAGCTTCAGCACCAGGGGATGACGCTGGCGGCGATCGAACGCTATCTGGAGCAGCTGCCGCCGGATCTGAGCGCGCACGATCTGGCGATCCACCGGGCGCTGGTGGCGTCCTGGGCGCCGGATTCGGCGGAGGACGCGACGCGGGGGGAGCTGGAGCGACGTGCGGGCCGGGCGCTGACCGAGCAGGACATAGCGCGGCTGGCCGCGATGGGGGTGCTGGAGCGGGCGGAGCCGGCTGACGGCACCTACCGGGTGGATCCGGGCCTGCTGCGGCTCGGGGTCGAGCTGCTGGGCGTACCGATCGCGCACGAGACGATCCTGGCCGCGCGCACGGTGCTGCTGGAGCACTCCCGGTCCGCCGCGCAGGAGCTGACCCGGCTGTTCCGGGACGAGGTCTGGGGGCCGTACCGGGAGCGGGAGTCCGATCCGGAGCATGTGGCGGCGATGAAGTCGCTGTCGGCCCATATGCAGCCAATGGTGCTGCAGGCACTGGTGACCGCGTTCCAGCGGTCGTTGAAGGAGGAGCTGCGGGCCGCGTTCACGGCACAGTGA
- a CDS encoding macro domain-containing protein, which produces MSEITYVRGDATAPQGKGVKLIAHVCNDLGGWGKGFVLAVSRRWPEPETAYRHWHRNRADNDFALGAVQFVQVSPYLWVANMVGQRGMRTGSKGVPVRYEAIDTALGAVADRAVELGASVHMPRIGCGLAGGKWSRIEPLIEQRLRRRGIPVTVYDFATGNG; this is translated from the coding sequence ATGTCGGAGATCACTTACGTACGGGGGGATGCCACCGCCCCACAGGGCAAGGGCGTCAAGCTGATCGCGCATGTCTGCAACGACCTGGGCGGCTGGGGCAAGGGCTTCGTCCTGGCCGTCTCACGCCGCTGGCCCGAACCGGAGACGGCCTACCGCCACTGGCACCGGAATCGTGCGGACAACGACTTCGCCCTGGGCGCGGTCCAGTTCGTCCAGGTGAGCCCGTACCTCTGGGTGGCGAACATGGTGGGCCAGCGGGGGATGCGCACGGGCAGCAAGGGGGTGCCGGTGCGCTACGAGGCGATCGACACGGCCTTGGGGGCCGTGGCCGACCGGGCCGTCGAGCTGGGGGCCTCGGTCCACATGCCGCGGATCGGCTGCGGGCTGGCGGGCGGCAAGTGGTCCCGCATCGAGCCGCTGATAGAGCAGAGGCTGCGGCGGCGGGGCATACCGGTGACGGTGTACGACTTCGCCACCGGGAATGGATGA
- a CDS encoding endonuclease/exonuclease/phosphatase family protein, whose translation MSAASRPGPWRRGRALAAPALLLGLFMLLHTEIPNRIRTLGSLVETFLPWFGLFIPVLLAGALWRRSASAVAALLLPVIVWLNLFGGLLSDKSHPGGDLTVVSHNVGAGNPDPAGTARDLAASGADVLALEELTQQARGTYEKELAKAYPHHTVLGTIGLWSKLPLSDTRTVDIKQDVGPRADTKSAEDKLPYNRALRTTVATDKGPLAVYVAHLGSVRVNPREGFSTGHRDRNAQALGEAVAAEKNERVVLLGDLNGTMDDRAFTGITSQLRSVQDAAGDGFGFTWPAPFPVARIDQILVRGVEPKSSWLLPATGSDHRPVAAGISW comes from the coding sequence ATGAGCGCCGCCTCCCGGCCGGGGCCGTGGAGGCGCGGCCGGGCGCTCGCGGCGCCGGCGCTGCTGCTGGGCCTGTTCATGCTGCTGCACACCGAGATCCCGAACCGGATCCGGACTCTCGGCAGCCTGGTGGAGACCTTCCTGCCGTGGTTCGGCCTGTTCATCCCGGTGCTGTTGGCCGGGGCGCTCTGGCGCCGCTCCGCCTCCGCGGTGGCCGCGCTGCTGCTGCCGGTCATCGTGTGGCTGAACCTCTTCGGCGGGCTGCTCAGCGACAAGTCCCACCCGGGCGGCGACCTCACCGTGGTCAGCCACAACGTCGGCGCCGGCAACCCCGACCCGGCCGGCACCGCCCGCGACCTGGCCGCCTCCGGTGCGGACGTGCTGGCCCTGGAGGAGCTGACCCAGCAGGCCAGGGGCACGTACGAGAAGGAGCTGGCGAAGGCGTACCCGCACCACACGGTGCTGGGCACAATCGGGCTGTGGAGCAAGCTGCCGCTGTCGGACACCCGGACGGTCGACATCAAGCAGGACGTCGGGCCGCGGGCGGACACCAAGTCGGCCGAGGACAAGCTGCCCTACAACCGGGCGCTGCGCACCACGGTGGCCACGGACAAGGGGCCGCTGGCGGTGTACGTGGCCCACCTGGGGTCCGTACGCGTGAACCCCAGGGAGGGCTTCTCGACGGGCCATCGGGACAGGAACGCGCAGGCGCTCGGCGAGGCCGTAGCCGCCGAGAAGAACGAGCGGGTGGTACTGCTCGGCGACCTGAACGGCACCATGGACGACCGCGCGTTCACCGGCATCACCTCGCAGCTGCGCTCGGTTCAGGACGCGGCCGGGGACGGTTTCGGCTTCACCTGGCCGGCGCCCTTCCCGGTGGCGCGGATCGACCAGATCCTGGTCCGCGGCGTGGAGCCGAAGAGCTCGTGGCTGCTGCCGGCCACCGGCAGCGACCACCGGCCGGTGGCGGCCGGAATCAGCTGGTGA
- a CDS encoding DUF3152 domain-containing protein, giving the protein MHSAQERESAPTTGSAADSHRGGSQHRSHRRRHRPRRRGRSYLVGALVAAGLLSSAAFFLDGARSDASSATPHPRSTVHITTTPTPTPTPTPSPTKIDVPETGPGTFVTAQASGAKVGHGSRPLRYVVDVETGLDISPNQAANEIADILAAPRGWTHNDAYSFQLVSAGQPYDLKVRIATAGTADALCWTGIHQDTKGEYNCEISGGVVVNLKRWVMGSPTFDGPIHDYRALIINHEMGHFLGHSHMACGGPGQPAPVMMQQIKGLHGCIANAWPYDKNGDFVSGPHVQ; this is encoded by the coding sequence ATGCATTCGGCACAAGAGCGGGAATCCGCACCGACGACCGGCAGCGCCGCTGACTCCCACCGGGGCGGCAGTCAGCACCGGTCGCACCGCCGTCGGCACCGTCCGCGCCGCCGGGGCCGGAGTTATCTGGTCGGCGCGCTGGTGGCCGCCGGTCTGCTCAGCTCCGCGGCGTTCTTCCTGGACGGCGCACGAAGCGACGCGTCGAGCGCCACGCCGCACCCGCGGAGCACGGTGCACATCACCACCACTCCCACGCCCACTCCGACCCCGACACCGAGCCCCACCAAGATCGACGTCCCCGAGACAGGCCCCGGCACGTTCGTCACGGCTCAGGCCAGTGGCGCGAAGGTCGGTCACGGTTCGCGTCCGCTCCGCTACGTGGTGGATGTCGAGACCGGGCTGGACATCTCACCGAACCAAGCAGCGAACGAGATCGCCGACATACTTGCCGCTCCCCGGGGCTGGACCCACAACGATGCCTACTCGTTCCAGTTGGTGAGCGCGGGGCAGCCCTACGACCTCAAAGTGAGGATCGCGACAGCGGGAACGGCGGACGCCCTGTGCTGGACGGGCATCCACCAGGACACCAAAGGTGAATACAACTGCGAGATTTCCGGCGGGGTGGTGGTGAACCTCAAGCGCTGGGTCATGGGCTCACCCACGTTCGACGGTCCGATCCACGACTACCGGGCGCTGATCATCAACCACGAGATGGGGCACTTCCTGGGCCACTCGCACATGGCCTGCGGGGGCCCCGGGCAACCGGCCCCGGTCATGATGCAGCAGATCAAGGGTCTGCACGGATGCATCGCCAACGCCTGGCCCTATGACAAGAACGGTGACTTCGTCTCCGGGCCGCACGTGCAGTGA
- a CDS encoding response regulator transcription factor → MPRVLIVEDDPDVRRAVQLALRHQGHDVFAAGTGEEGLEQLRLFHPDVVVLDLMLPGMSGLDVCRRIRDRDQVPIIMVTAKGDDIDVVVGLEAGADDYVVKPVQARVLDARIRAVLRRQDASVSSAVRPRAESHGELVIDRAGLVVTHRGEPIALAPSELRLLLTLSASPRQVFSRQQLLEAVWEHSYHGDIRLVDACVKRLRGKLGELGGDPRYIQTVRGFGYRFGIQ, encoded by the coding sequence ATGCCGCGAGTCCTCATTGTCGAAGATGACCCAGATGTCCGTAGGGCCGTCCAACTGGCGCTGCGACATCAGGGGCATGACGTGTTCGCCGCCGGAACGGGTGAAGAGGGACTGGAACAACTCCGCCTTTTCCACCCGGACGTCGTCGTGCTCGACCTCATGCTGCCCGGCATGTCCGGCCTCGATGTATGCCGACGGATAAGGGATCGCGACCAGGTGCCGATCATCATGGTGACCGCCAAGGGGGACGACATCGACGTGGTCGTCGGCCTGGAGGCCGGCGCGGACGACTATGTGGTCAAGCCCGTGCAGGCCCGGGTGCTCGACGCGCGAATACGGGCCGTACTGCGCAGACAGGACGCGTCGGTCTCCAGTGCCGTCCGCCCCAGGGCGGAGTCGCACGGCGAGCTGGTCATCGACCGGGCCGGACTCGTGGTGACACACCGTGGTGAACCCATCGCGCTCGCTCCCTCCGAGCTTCGGCTGCTGCTGACCCTGTCGGCCTCGCCGCGACAGGTGTTCAGCCGCCAGCAGCTGCTGGAAGCGGTCTGGGAGCACAGCTACCACGGCGACATACGACTCGTGGACGCCTGTGTGAAGCGACTGCGTGGCAAGCTCGGTGAGCTGGGCGGCGACCCCCGGTACATCCAGACCGTTCGCGGCTTCGGTTACCGCTTCGGTATCCAGTGA
- a CDS encoding ATP-binding protein yields MRTRIGVREREAVAAGQGSRPTRFLRAVLAQAPLALRGLRSRLVAAFALVAVVSALSTGALAFREARTGVLQQSQDAVIRQFRTSVDAVAVYTPLAPSQSDLQVAVNQVLRANQAQGWQVMATYEGLRAYTSTDVSNKLSLQLRLSVETARAAVFQRVNADGRPYLVVGMPVTYNSGEGTKSELSGLVMYLVVPQNTEQAYVEAMVSAIEHATLVALCLAVVLALLAASGVLRPVRALRRATRRMAEGHLDVRLAVNGSDELADLSRSFNHTAAALEESVSELRRLEARARRFVADVSHELRTPLAAMSAVTDMLDDKALRLDQETGEALQLISEGTSRLSVLVNDLMEISRFDAGAAELSLDEIDLAEFMQHTLASRGWVGQVETRLPRPGVLRTRVDPRRLDVVVANLVGNALRHGAPPVRLTMGVREERADVAWAVIEVTDNGPGIAEEAMPHIFERFYKASTTRTRSESSGLGLAITAENVYLHGGRISAANPPGGGAAFTVELPLHRDSAAADDVTGSAW; encoded by the coding sequence GTGCGGACACGAATAGGCGTACGGGAACGCGAGGCCGTCGCGGCCGGGCAGGGTTCCAGGCCGACGCGGTTTCTTCGGGCGGTCCTGGCGCAGGCACCGCTTGCGCTGCGAGGTCTGCGCTCCCGCCTGGTGGCGGCCTTCGCCCTGGTGGCCGTGGTCAGTGCCCTGAGCACCGGAGCCCTCGCCTTCCGGGAGGCGCGCACGGGGGTGCTGCAGCAGAGCCAGGACGCTGTTATCCGGCAGTTCCGGACCAGCGTCGACGCCGTGGCTGTTTACACTCCCCTGGCGCCGAGCCAGTCGGACTTGCAGGTGGCGGTGAACCAGGTGCTCCGCGCCAACCAGGCACAAGGGTGGCAGGTGATGGCCACGTACGAAGGCCTCCGCGCCTACACGTCGACGGACGTCTCCAACAAGCTGAGCCTGCAACTTCGCCTGTCCGTGGAAACCGCACGTGCCGCGGTGTTCCAGCGGGTGAACGCCGACGGGCGTCCCTACCTCGTCGTCGGAATGCCGGTCACGTACAACAGCGGCGAGGGTACGAAGTCCGAGCTCTCGGGGCTCGTGATGTACCTGGTGGTGCCGCAGAACACCGAACAGGCCTACGTCGAAGCGATGGTCAGCGCCATCGAGCACGCCACCCTGGTGGCACTGTGCCTCGCCGTCGTTCTGGCGCTGCTGGCCGCGAGCGGCGTCCTGCGTCCCGTACGGGCGTTGCGCCGGGCCACGCGCCGGATGGCCGAGGGGCACCTCGATGTCCGGCTGGCCGTCAACGGCTCCGACGAACTGGCCGACCTCTCAAGGTCCTTCAACCACACGGCGGCCGCACTGGAGGAGTCGGTCTCGGAGTTGCGCCGCCTGGAGGCCCGGGCGCGCCGCTTCGTCGCGGACGTCTCTCATGAGCTCCGGACGCCGCTGGCGGCGATGTCGGCGGTCACCGACATGCTGGACGACAAGGCGCTGCGCCTGGACCAGGAGACGGGCGAGGCGTTGCAGCTCATCAGTGAGGGAACCAGTCGGCTGAGCGTGCTGGTGAACGACCTGATGGAGATCTCCCGCTTCGACGCGGGCGCGGCCGAACTCAGCCTGGACGAGATCGACTTGGCCGAGTTCATGCAGCACACGCTCGCTTCTCGGGGGTGGGTGGGCCAGGTGGAGACCCGCTTGCCCCGACCGGGCGTGCTCAGGACGCGCGTGGATCCGCGCCGACTCGACGTGGTGGTGGCCAATCTGGTCGGCAACGCGCTGCGGCACGGTGCGCCGCCGGTGCGGCTGACCATGGGCGTGCGGGAGGAGCGAGCGGACGTGGCGTGGGCCGTCATCGAGGTGACCGACAATGGACCGGGGATTGCCGAGGAAGCCATGCCGCACATTTTCGAACGCTTCTACAAGGCGAGCACCACACGGACCAGAAGTGAGAGCAGCGGGCTGGGTCTGGCCATCACGGCGGAGAACGTGTACCTGCACGGAGGACGCATCAGTGCCGCGAATCCGCCCGGGGGCGGCGCGGCGTTCACGGTCGAACTCCCCCTGCACCGCGACTCCGCAGCCGCCGACGACGTCACTGGGAGCGCCTGGTGA
- a CDS encoding oxygenase MpaB family protein, whose protein sequence is MSTEAARGDSPVPPPPGGVLWSLSGDIRALLMLPAALTLQVAHPAVGAGVDEHSVFRTDPWGRGERSLRSLQLWVYGGEAAAEEGRRLRRLHRTIQGTDTRGRRYHALSPANYAWVHATGFPVYQHAARYLVRPLTDAQERALYREWLQVGRVLGIHDRDMPQTIEEFWPYFRKVLADEIELTVVVEELIATDRPVPPPDRGPLPVRLLLKALWPVLFPPLAGFRRFVTIGLTPPDARAAIGLEWTDAQERKLRRLCAVVRRVVPVLPERLRYLPYARRARAAHREAVRGDGRLRRRPGAPARSA, encoded by the coding sequence ATGAGCACCGAAGCAGCCAGAGGCGACAGCCCCGTCCCGCCTCCGCCCGGCGGTGTGCTCTGGAGCCTCTCCGGCGACATCCGCGCCCTGCTGATGCTGCCCGCAGCCCTCACCCTCCAGGTCGCCCACCCGGCGGTCGGTGCGGGCGTCGACGAACACTCCGTCTTCCGTACGGACCCGTGGGGGCGCGGCGAGCGCTCACTGCGCTCGCTCCAACTCTGGGTGTACGGGGGTGAGGCAGCCGCCGAGGAGGGCCGCAGGCTCCGCAGGCTGCACCGCACCATCCAGGGCACCGACACCCGGGGGCGCCGCTACCACGCGTTGTCGCCCGCGAACTACGCGTGGGTGCATGCCACGGGATTTCCCGTCTATCAGCACGCCGCGCGCTATCTCGTCCGCCCGCTCACCGACGCGCAGGAGCGGGCCCTGTACCGCGAGTGGCTCCAGGTCGGCCGGGTTCTGGGCATCCACGACCGGGACATGCCGCAGACGATCGAGGAGTTCTGGCCGTACTTCCGCAAGGTGCTCGCCGACGAGATCGAGCTGACCGTCGTCGTCGAGGAGCTGATCGCCACCGATCGCCCCGTACCGCCACCGGACCGTGGGCCGCTGCCGGTCCGGCTGCTGTTGAAGGCCCTGTGGCCGGTGCTGTTTCCGCCGCTGGCCGGGTTCCGCCGTTTCGTCACCATCGGGCTGACGCCGCCGGACGCACGGGCGGCCATCGGGCTGGAGTGGACGGACGCGCAGGAGCGCAAGCTGCGGCGGCTGTGCGCGGTGGTGCGGCGTGTCGTGCCCGTGCTGCCCGAGCGGCTGCGCTATCTGCCGTACGCGCGCAGGGCACGGGCGGCGCACCGCGAGGCCGTCCGGGGCGACGGGAGGCTCAGGCGGAGGCCCGGCGCACCAGCTCGGTCGGCGTGA
- a CDS encoding LacI family DNA-binding transcriptional regulator, which yields MSGPTPGSPRDARPTLEAVAALAGVSRATASRVVNGGAGVRQPLVEQVRRAVDELGYVPNHAARTLVTRRNGAVAVIIDEPEFRIFSDPFFSQQIRGISRELNAYDAQLVLLLVEGSGDFDRVARYLAGGHVDGVLAFSLHMDDELPAIIRRFRVPTVYGGRPGRPGAASEQAVPYVDCDNRGGAAEAVRHLVSLGRRRIAHIAGPRDQTSALDRIDGYRDVLPDADPALLVEGDFTVEGGARAMTRLLEQDPGLDAVFASNDLMASGALRVLREHGRRVPQEVALVGFDDMVSIAEATDPPLTTVRQDVEGMGRLMVRMLMRRLNGESEGEELESVITPTELVRRASA from the coding sequence TTGTCCGGTCCGACCCCCGGTTCCCCTCGCGATGCCCGTCCCACGCTGGAGGCCGTGGCGGCCCTCGCCGGGGTATCGAGGGCCACGGCCTCCCGGGTGGTGAACGGCGGGGCGGGTGTGCGGCAGCCGCTCGTGGAGCAGGTGCGCAGGGCGGTGGACGAACTCGGTTACGTACCGAACCACGCCGCGCGGACCCTGGTCACCCGGCGCAACGGCGCGGTCGCCGTGATCATCGACGAGCCGGAGTTCCGGATCTTCTCCGACCCGTTCTTCTCCCAGCAGATCCGTGGCATCAGCCGTGAACTGAATGCATACGACGCCCAGTTGGTGCTGCTCCTGGTGGAGGGCAGCGGAGACTTCGACCGCGTCGCCCGCTATCTGGCCGGCGGCCATGTGGACGGCGTGCTGGCCTTCTCGCTGCACATGGACGACGAACTCCCCGCGATCATCCGCCGGTTCCGGGTGCCCACGGTCTACGGCGGACGCCCCGGCCGGCCGGGCGCCGCGTCCGAGCAGGCCGTCCCGTACGTCGACTGCGACAACCGGGGCGGCGCGGCCGAGGCCGTACGCCATCTCGTCTCCCTCGGCCGGCGGCGGATCGCGCACATCGCCGGACCGCGCGACCAGACCTCGGCGCTCGACCGGATCGACGGCTACCGCGACGTGCTGCCGGACGCCGATCCGGCGCTGCTCGTGGAGGGTGACTTCACCGTCGAGGGCGGCGCGCGGGCGATGACGCGACTCCTTGAGCAGGACCCCGGTCTCGACGCGGTCTTCGCCTCCAACGACCTGATGGCCTCGGGTGCGCTGCGGGTGCTGCGCGAGCACGGTCGCAGAGTGCCGCAGGAGGTGGCCCTGGTCGGCTTCGACGACATGGTGTCGATAGCCGAGGCCACCGATCCCCCGCTGACGACGGTCCGTCAGGATGTGGAGGGCATGGGCCGGTTGATGGTACGGATGCTGATGCGCCGACTGAACGGCGAGAGCGAGGGCGAGGAACTCGAATCGGTGATCACGCCGACCGAGCTGGTGCGCCGGGCCTCCGCCTGA
- a CDS encoding Xaa-Pro dipeptidyl-peptidase — protein MATRVRGTRLTYRTLVVAAVAALTAVLLSPAGAQGAARPPGSGARESGPPESRPVYSYENAVRESVWVDTGLDGDGNGRSDRVAVDIVRPREPAHQGRKIPVIMDASPYYACCGRGNESQLKTYDADGRPVRFPLHYDNYFVPRGYAFVAVDLAGTNRSDGCVDVGGRSDVQSAKAVIDWLNGRARGYTTRTGGDRATAGWSNGRTGMIGKSYDGTVANGVAATGVDGLRTIVPIGAISSWYDYYFAQGAPLYNSGPDWLSGYVESPEARDRCAAVQQKLIDQAPRTGDWTRLWSERDYVKDARKVRASVFAVHGMQDLNVRTKHLGQWWDALAEQGVERKIWLSQTGHVDPFDYRRAEWVHTLHRWFDHYLLGYDNGIDREPMADIERHPDQWSTDRVWPPRTTHTTTVRPTAGSAPGVGALTLKPARPGATETFTDDPAQSETQWAADLDRTTDAKTGFRTAPLTGDLRLAGSSSVTVTATPSTSTAHLSAVLVDIGPDTIRDYGASGEGITTLDDRTCWGASTTGDSSCFKETLADTADVDRTVISRGWADLGTYATAGHGRPLTPGRAYTITIDLAATDHVVPAGHRLALIVAGTDRDLIDPPDSMPTIALDLARTSAKLPFVGGAGAFVRATAGSAPATATPLADRFEGVAPPRPAHRIPGGSRS, from the coding sequence ATGGCGACACGTGTGCGGGGCACCCGCTTGACGTACAGAACGCTGGTGGTGGCGGCAGTCGCCGCCCTGACGGCCGTCCTGCTCTCACCGGCAGGAGCACAGGGCGCCGCGAGGCCCCCGGGGAGCGGCGCCCGGGAATCCGGGCCTCCGGAGAGCCGGCCCGTCTACTCGTACGAGAACGCCGTGCGCGAATCCGTCTGGGTCGACACCGGACTTGACGGCGACGGAAACGGGAGGAGCGACCGCGTCGCCGTCGACATCGTCCGCCCGCGCGAACCCGCCCACCAGGGCCGGAAGATCCCCGTGATCATGGACGCCAGCCCGTACTACGCCTGCTGCGGACGCGGCAACGAGAGCCAGCTCAAGACGTACGACGCCGACGGCCGGCCCGTTCGGTTCCCCCTCCACTACGACAACTACTTCGTGCCGCGCGGCTACGCCTTCGTCGCTGTAGATCTGGCCGGTACCAATCGCTCCGACGGCTGTGTCGACGTCGGCGGCCGCTCCGATGTCCAGTCCGCGAAGGCCGTCATCGACTGGCTGAACGGCCGCGCCCGCGGCTATACCACCCGCACCGGAGGCGACCGCGCCACCGCGGGCTGGTCCAACGGCCGCACCGGAATGATAGGCAAGAGCTACGACGGCACCGTCGCCAACGGCGTCGCGGCGACCGGAGTGGACGGGCTGCGCACCATCGTGCCGATCGGCGCCATCTCCTCGTGGTACGACTACTACTTCGCCCAGGGCGCCCCCCTCTACAACAGCGGCCCCGACTGGCTCTCCGGCTACGTCGAGAGCCCCGAGGCACGCGACCGCTGCGCCGCCGTCCAGCAGAAACTGATCGACCAGGCGCCGCGCACCGGCGACTGGACGAGGCTGTGGAGCGAGCGAGACTACGTGAAGGACGCCCGCAAGGTGCGGGCCAGCGTCTTCGCCGTACACGGCATGCAGGACCTCAACGTCCGCACCAAGCACCTCGGCCAGTGGTGGGACGCCCTCGCGGAGCAGGGCGTGGAGCGCAAGATCTGGCTCTCGCAGACCGGACACGTCGACCCGTTCGACTACCGGCGCGCCGAGTGGGTCCACACGCTGCACCGCTGGTTCGACCACTACCTCCTCGGCTACGACAACGGCATCGACCGTGAACCGATGGCCGACATCGAACGCCACCCCGACCAGTGGTCCACCGACCGGGTCTGGCCGCCCCGCACCACGCACACCACCACCGTGCGCCCCACCGCCGGCAGCGCGCCCGGCGTCGGCGCCCTCACCCTGAAGCCCGCCCGCCCCGGCGCCACCGAGACGTTCACCGACGATCCGGCGCAGAGCGAGACACAGTGGGCCGCCGACCTGGACCGGACCACGGACGCCAAGACCGGATTCCGCACCGCGCCGCTCACCGGGGACCTGCGGCTGGCCGGATCGTCCTCGGTGACCGTCACCGCGACCCCGAGCACATCGACCGCCCATCTCTCCGCGGTCCTCGTGGACATCGGACCCGACACCATCCGCGACTACGGCGCGTCCGGAGAAGGCATCACCACCCTCGACGACCGCACCTGCTGGGGCGCGAGCACGACCGGGGACAGCTCCTGCTTCAAGGAGACCCTGGCCGACACGGCCGACGTCGACCGGACCGTTATCAGCCGCGGCTGGGCCGACCTCGGCACCTACGCCACCGCCGGACACGGCCGCCCGCTCACCCCGGGCAGGGCCTACACGATCACCATCGACCTCGCGGCCACCGACCATGTCGTCCCGGCCGGACACCGGCTCGCCCTGATCGTCGCAGGCACCGACCGCGACCTCATCGACCCGCCGGACTCCATGCCCACGATCGCCCTCGACCTGGCCCGTACGTCCGCGAAGCTGCCGTTCGTCGGCGGCGCCGGAGCCTTCGTGCGCGCCACCGCGGGCTCGGCGCCCGCGACAGCCACCCCCCTTGCAGACCGCTTCGAGGGCGTGGCACCGCCGCGTCCCGCCCATCGCATCCCGGGAGGCAGCCGCTCATGA